The proteins below are encoded in one region of Castor canadensis chromosome 6, mCasCan1.hap1v2, whole genome shotgun sequence:
- the Gabarapl1 gene encoding gamma-aminobutyric acid receptor-associated protein-like 1, whose product MKFQYKEDHPFEYRKKEGEKIRKKYPDRVPVIVEKAPKARVPDLDKRKYLVPSDLTVGQFYFLIRKRIHLRPEDALFFFVNNTIPPTSATMGQLYEDNHEEDYFLYVAYSDESVYGK is encoded by the exons ATGAAGTTCCAGTATAAGGAGGACCATCCCTTTGAGTAtcggaaaaaggaaggagaaaagatccGAAAGAAATATCCGGACAGGGTCCCC GTCATCGTGGAGAAGGCTCCTAAAGCCAGGGTGCCTGATCTGGACAAGAGGAAGTACCTAGTGCCCTCTGACCTCACCG TTGGCCAGTTCTATTTCTTAATCCGGAAGAGGATTCACCTGAGACCTGAGGACGCCTTATTCTTCTTTGTCAACAACACTATCCCTCCCACCAGTGCTACCATGGGCCAGCTGTATGAG GATAACCACGAGGAAGACTATTTTCTGTATGTGGCCTACAGTGATGAGAGTGTCTATGGGAAGTGA